AGAAGCCGCCGTTGATGGCCATATAGGCGGGTTCGCGCTGCTCGGCGGCAAAGTACTGCGAAGGCGTTTTAGAGGATGTGCCACCGCCATACACCGCTTTCAATTCAAGGGAAGGGTCTTTGATGTCTGCCAGCGTATAATAGGCTTTGGTGGCTACTCCCGGGGCCAAAGGCGTGGTGGAGGTAAACACTTCTACAGACGCGGGCAGTCCTGCGTTAAGCGCACTGGGCTTGGTCCAGACCATCTGCCCGAAGCTGGGCTGCATGACCACCAGGAACAACCCTGCCAGTGAGAGCCTTTTGAAAAGAGGTAAAGATGTTAGCATAGAATAGGTTTTAGTTGAGTTGGGGAAGATTTAGTGACATGCAAAATGAGAGCAGGATAAAGCGCAAGGCACCTACCGGATGGCTATTTTTTGAGTCTTCAGGTGAGCACCCTGTTGCACTTTCAGCACATAGATGCCAGGCCTCACTCCTGGTAGGTTCACTTGCAGGCTACCCATGGCATCTGGTGTCTTGTCCTGAATCTGTCTGATTAGCTTTCCGGCGGCATCCATCAAGAAGATGTTTTCTACTCTTTTTGCCTGGTCTAGTCCTGTGATGGTAAAGTTGCCCGTGGAAGGATTTGGATAGAGACCTAAGCCACCTTTCTGCTGCCAAACCGCATCTTCTATTCCTAAGGGACCCGGGGCGGGGGAAGCATCCAGCCGGCGGTTACGAATGATCATTACGGCATCTGCGCTCACCAACTTGCCGGCCTCTACGTTGTCATTAGTCAGTTGCACCACCTGGCGGCGGCCTGCCGTGAGATAGGCGTCACTAAGCTTGTTCCAGCCGGCCAGCAAAGGTTGCGTTTGGTTTACTGTTTTGGTAGTTATGGCTCCGGTATAGTCGTACACGATGTAGGGAGCGGCCGTGGTTCTGTTGGAAGCCGGCACATTGTATACATATACCTCATACCAGGCGTTGGCAGGCACTTGCACAAAGTAATCCAGCAGAACTCTTCCTTCCAGACCACCGTAGAGGCTTTTCCCTTGGTAACCCAGCATGCTGCTCTCGGCCCAGGCACCGGTACGGACGGCATCCTGGGTATTGCTCACCGCGGTAATGGCCTTGTATTCCCGCCAGTCTGGGGCGGCGTATGGCGGGTACATGGGCGTGGCAAAACGGGAATTTTTCAGGTAGTTGAACTTCCCCACTAAATCGTCATAGAACCACAGAGCTGCTCCTTTAAAACCTAAGGAGGTGTTCACGTTTAAGTAGTCCACCACTTCTGCCGGCGTAAGGGAAGTAGTTCCGGGGTTTACCGCAAACGAAGGATAAATGCTTTGATAGTTGCTGACGGCGTTTTTGGTATAGGTAAGCCAGTTTTGATACGTACTGATGTTGGATGTGTAACTCTGCATTTGCAGGTTGTCTACTTTATCATTGTTCACCCACCATTTCCAGTCCTGCAAGAGATTCTCATAGGCGGTGTAGGTAGAAGTTCCCATCTGGCTGGGCGCACTGGACACGTTTACCTTTGGATTTTCTGCCTTGAGCCTGTCATACAACAGGGCCACAAACTGATTGAGTTTATCTGCGCGCCAACGCATCCAGGCGGAGTCTGCCCCATTGACTGGCGGCTCTGCCCCATTATGCTCCTTCTTGTATAAGTCTACCGTGAACGGGTCATACCCGTAGTCTTTGCTGGAATACCGGATGCGGTCCATCTCAATGCCGTCCACGTCATACTTTTGGGCAATCTCAGTGGCCAGGCTTACCAGAAATTCCTGTACCTCTGGGTTGCTGTGCACCATCCAGTAGAAGTTGCTGGCATCTTTCTCCACCCCCGTTTGGGTTCGGGCCACCCAAGTAGGGTGGGCCTCAAAAATAGGTCCTTTAGAAGTGGTACCAGAGGGCGCATAGCCGGCTACAAAGCCGTACTCAAACCAAGCCTCTACGTGCAGCCCCACGCGGTGGCCTTCGGCAATGGCCTCTGCCAGAATATCGCGGCCGGTGTAGGCCGGGTCAATGGAAATGCCTGTATGCTGCCTGAACACCTCACTCTGCCACAGCGGGTAGCCTCTGCTCCACACGTTCACATAGACCACGTTAAAATTGGCGGCGGCCAGGCTATCCATTTGCGAGGCTATTTTGGCTTTGCTGCTGAAAGAGGAGCGTGCCATCCAGGTGCCTCTCAACTCCTGCGCCCTCACTTGGGTCATAAGAAGCAAAATCAGGAAAAGACTTATGAGTAAACCAATCTTTTTCATCTCTACAAAAGGTATTAGTGAACAATGATTTCGTCTGCCATCAGAAACGCCGAACCGCCTGCGCCAGGGTGTCCCGGTGGGCAGACTCCTATATTTTTAGCGATCACCTTAACATAGCGCACAGGAGTTTCATCCAAGGCTTGGGTGAACGATTGGATGACAGGCTTCTCCAGGGTTAGGGGCACTAGGTGCGACAGCACTCCCGCCTTTGCGTATTTCTGGTTGCTACCCGCCACCCAGACTTCTACCCTGGTGGGCAGGAAAA
The nucleotide sequence above comes from Nibribacter ruber. Encoded proteins:
- a CDS encoding family 10 glycosylhydrolase, whose amino-acid sequence is MKKIGLLISLFLILLLMTQVRAQELRGTWMARSSFSSKAKIASQMDSLAAANFNVVYVNVWSRGYPLWQSEVFRQHTGISIDPAYTGRDILAEAIAEGHRVGLHVEAWFEYGFVAGYAPSGTTSKGPIFEAHPTWVARTQTGVEKDASNFYWMVHSNPEVQEFLVSLATEIAQKYDVDGIEMDRIRYSSKDYGYDPFTVDLYKKEHNGAEPPVNGADSAWMRWRADKLNQFVALLYDRLKAENPKVNVSSAPSQMGTSTYTAYENLLQDWKWWVNNDKVDNLQMQSYTSNISTYQNWLTYTKNAVSNYQSIYPSFAVNPGTTSLTPAEVVDYLNVNTSLGFKGAALWFYDDLVGKFNYLKNSRFATPMYPPYAAPDWREYKAITAVSNTQDAVRTGAWAESSMLGYQGKSLYGGLEGRVLLDYFVQVPANAWYEVYVYNVPASNRTTAAPYIVYDYTGAITTKTVNQTQPLLAGWNKLSDAYLTAGRRQVVQLTNDNVEAGKLVSADAVMIIRNRRLDASPAPGPLGIEDAVWQQKGGLGLYPNPSTGNFTITGLDQAKRVENIFLMDAAGKLIRQIQDKTPDAMGSLQVNLPGVRPGIYVLKVQQGAHLKTQKIAIR